A DNA window from Equus quagga isolate Etosha38 chromosome 21, UCLA_HA_Equagga_1.0, whole genome shotgun sequence contains the following coding sequences:
- the LOC124231385 gene encoding keratin-associated protein 10-12-like isoform X2 produces MAASTLSICSSDLSYGSRVCQPGAWDSCPDSSWQVDDGPESCCEPPCCAPSCCAPAPCLSLICTPASCVCSPCQSACTSSCTPSCCQQSSCQPSCCTSSPCQQACCVPICCTPVCCKPVCCVPVCSGPSLCSDSSCCQQSSCQPSCCTSSPCQQACCEPVSCTPVCCTPVCCVPVCSGASPCSDASCCQQSSCQPSCCTSSPCQQACCVPVSCTPVCSKATPCPAPSCCQPSPCPPSCCRPSSCVSLICRPVCRPTCCVPVPSCCGPASCQPSCCRPASCVSLLCRPTCRPSSCVSLLCRPTCSCVARCSPTSAQKSCY; encoded by the coding sequence ATGGCCGCCTCCACCCTGTCTATCTGCTCCAGCGACCTCAGCTATGGCAGCCGGGTCTGCCAGCCCGGTGCCTGGGACTCCTGCCCCGACTCCTCCTGGCAGGTGGACGACGGCCCAGAGAGCTGCTGCGAGCCCCCCTGCTGCGCCCCCAGCTGCTGCGCCCCGGCCCCCTGCCTGAGCCTCATCTGCACCCCTGCCAGCTGTGTGTGCAGCCCCTGCCAGTCAGCCTGCACCAGCTCCTGCACGCCCTCGTGCTGCCAGCAGTCTAGCTGCCAGCCCTCATGCTgcacctcctccccctgccagcagGCCTGCTGTGTGCCCATCTGCTGCACCCCTGTCTGCTGCAAGCCCGTGTGCTGTGTGCCTGTCTGCTCTGGGCCCTCCCTCTGCTCAGACTCCTCGTGCTGCCAGCAGTCTAGCTGCCAGCCCTCCTGCTgcacctcctccccctgccagcaAGCCTGCTGCGAGCCCGTCTCCTGCACCCCTGTCTGCTGCACCCCTGTGTGCTGTGTGCCCGTCTGCTCTGGGGCCTCCCCCTGCTCAGACGCCTCCTGCTGCCAGCAGTCTAGCTGCCAGCCCTCCTGCTgcacctcctccccctgccagcagGCCTGCTGTGTGCCCGTCTCCTGCACACCGGTCTGCTCCAAGGCaaccccctgcccagccccctcgtgctgccagcccagcccctgccccccgtCCTGCTGCAGACCCTCCTCCTGCGTGTCCCTCATCTGCCGCCCGGTGTGCAGACCTACCTGCTGCGTGCCCGTCCCCTCCTGCTGcggccctgcctcctgccagcccAGCTGCTGCCGCCCGGCCTCCTGCGTGTCCCTGCTCTGCCGCCCCACGTGCAGACCCTCCTCCTGCGTGTCCCTGCTCTGCCGCCCCACGTGCTCCTGCGTGGCCCGCTGCAGCCCCACCTCGGCCCAGAAGTCCTGCTACTGA